The following coding sequences lie in one Nitratireductor mangrovi genomic window:
- a CDS encoding TRAP transporter small permease subunit produces MIALLMAMICSDVFARNITGGSLPLVSELGALTLVMIVYLQLGTTVRNNRLARTEFFLALMENRSPRTAAFFSGLWELAGAAVCGAIAWSTYGILLKDIEHREFIGVTVVMTMQTWPFRVLILVGVAVAAIQFVVLAVRSFLKASGAGEHRP; encoded by the coding sequence ATGATCGCGCTGTTGATGGCGATGATCTGCTCCGACGTGTTTGCGCGAAACATCACCGGTGGGTCGCTGCCGCTCGTTTCGGAACTCGGGGCGCTGACGCTCGTCATGATCGTCTACCTGCAGCTCGGGACAACGGTCCGAAACAACCGACTGGCTCGCACGGAATTCTTTCTCGCCCTCATGGAGAACCGCAGCCCGCGCACCGCGGCTTTCTTTTCGGGACTGTGGGAACTGGCAGGGGCCGCAGTCTGCGGCGCCATTGCCTGGTCCACCTACGGTATCCTCCTCAAAGACATTGAACACCGGGAGTTCATCGGCGTCACGGTGGTGATGACGATGCAGACGTGGCCGTTCCGCGTCCTTATCCTGGTAGGCGTTGCCGTCGCCGCGATTCAGTTTGTGGTGCTGGCTGTCCGCTCTTTCCTGAAGGCGTCTGGTGCCGGGGAACACCGGCCATGA
- a CDS encoding NADPH-dependent FMN reductase, which translates to MKTKILCLSGSLRQASSSTAVVETICRDIGDSVEPLRFDIATLPHYNADLGQPEVVQAFKATVEAADGLVIVTPEYNYSVPGVLKNAIDWASRPAYESVMLDKPVFIASVSGGAMGGVRAQSHLKYILNGMLARAFVHKEVIIPFANKKVENGALVDEGIKTFLMEGVDAFVQSLRERPRQSLGR; encoded by the coding sequence ATGAAGACAAAAATCCTGTGCCTGTCGGGCAGCCTCCGGCAGGCATCCTCATCAACCGCGGTCGTGGAAACCATATGTCGCGACATCGGTGACAGCGTCGAGCCGCTGCGCTTTGATATCGCGACATTGCCCCACTACAACGCCGATCTTGGGCAGCCGGAGGTGGTGCAGGCGTTCAAGGCAACCGTTGAAGCGGCCGACGGGCTCGTCATTGTGACGCCGGAGTACAATTACAGCGTTCCCGGGGTTCTGAAGAACGCGATCGACTGGGCTTCGCGCCCCGCCTATGAATCCGTGATGCTGGACAAGCCGGTCTTCATCGCCTCCGTCTCTGGCGGCGCAATGGGTGGAGTGCGCGCCCAATCCCACCTGAAATACATTCTCAACGGCATGCTGGCGCGTGCGTTTGTCCACAAGGAGGTCATCATTCCGTTCGCGAACAAGAAGGTGGAGAACGGCGCTCTTGTCGATGAGGGTATCAAGACCTTCCTCATGGAAGGCGTAGACGCTTTTGTGCAATCGCTTCGGGAACGTCCGCGGCAGTCCTTGGGCCGATAG
- a CDS encoding phytoene desaturase family protein: MDKPDHVIVGSGINALVCAALLAGDGASVLILERNDRIGGCIRTEQVTAPGFVHDVMATTFLLFVTSPAYAVLGEDLARHGLEFCNSDIPTGVLRPDGSYLIQRTDQAANIAAFNKVMSGDGDQYGRDVGDVAQNAGLLFGLLGGNLWSSATMKLLAAEAWRRGPRGLAGFLGGALVPARGWLETSYQSDLLCALWAPWALHAGLNPEDAFSGQIAKVIAFSLEAAGAPIVKGGAQSLLDAFGKLIEERGGAIRTGADVASIKVTNGRATGVRLASGDEITAAKSVICSVTPTQLYGRLLEGNAPEQNTNAAAKYRYGKGNFQVHYALSKAPAWPSEELGKVALLHLTPGLDGVSKASNEAVRGLLPEVPTICVGQPHALDPSRCPDGKAILWLQLPEAPRHIKGDAAGKLDTPADGRWTETLREAFADRIEAILASHIKGFRELVISRRAYSPADLEGMNINLVGGDPYGGSCAFDQSFVWRPFASSVNHRTAVKGLFHIGASTHPGPGLSGGSGFLAAKEIA; the protein is encoded by the coding sequence ATGGACAAGCCGGACCACGTTATCGTCGGCAGCGGCATCAACGCGCTGGTCTGCGCGGCCCTCCTCGCCGGCGACGGCGCCAGCGTGCTGATACTGGAGCGCAACGACCGCATCGGTGGCTGCATCCGGACCGAACAGGTGACGGCGCCGGGCTTCGTCCATGATGTCATGGCGACGACTTTCCTTCTGTTCGTCACCTCGCCGGCCTATGCCGTGCTGGGCGAAGACCTGGCGCGACACGGACTGGAGTTCTGCAATTCGGACATTCCGACCGGCGTGTTGCGCCCGGACGGCAGCTATCTGATTCAGCGGACAGACCAGGCGGCCAATATCGCCGCTTTCAACAAGGTTATGTCCGGCGACGGCGATCAGTACGGTCGTGACGTCGGGGATGTCGCGCAGAATGCCGGTCTGCTGTTCGGCCTCCTCGGCGGCAACCTGTGGTCCAGCGCGACCATGAAGTTGCTCGCAGCGGAAGCCTGGCGGCGTGGCCCACGCGGCCTTGCCGGGTTCCTGGGCGGAGCACTCGTGCCCGCACGCGGCTGGCTGGAGACCTCGTACCAGTCGGACCTGCTTTGTGCCTTGTGGGCGCCCTGGGCCCTTCATGCGGGACTCAATCCCGAGGACGCATTTTCCGGCCAGATCGCCAAGGTCATCGCCTTTTCACTCGAAGCGGCGGGGGCGCCGATCGTCAAGGGCGGCGCCCAAAGTCTGCTCGACGCTTTCGGGAAGCTGATTGAAGAGCGAGGCGGAGCGATCCGGACGGGCGCAGATGTCGCGTCAATCAAGGTCACGAACGGCCGAGCGACCGGCGTTAGGCTGGCCTCCGGCGACGAGATCACCGCCGCCAAGAGCGTCATCTGCTCGGTGACGCCGACGCAACTTTACGGACGGCTGCTTGAGGGAAATGCTCCCGAGCAAAATACGAATGCGGCGGCCAAATACAGATACGGCAAGGGCAATTTTCAGGTGCATTATGCCCTGAGCAAGGCGCCTGCCTGGCCCAGCGAAGAACTGGGCAAGGTTGCGCTCCTGCATCTCACCCCCGGTCTCGATGGCGTTTCCAAAGCCAGCAACGAGGCGGTCCGCGGATTGTTGCCGGAAGTTCCGACCATCTGCGTCGGCCAGCCCCATGCGCTCGACCCGTCGCGCTGTCCGGATGGTAAAGCCATCCTCTGGCTGCAACTGCCCGAGGCGCCACGGCACATCAAGGGGGACGCGGCAGGCAAACTCGATACACCGGCCGACGGCCGGTGGACCGAAACGCTGCGCGAAGCCTTCGCGGACCGCATCGAGGCGATACTTGCCAGCCACATAAAGGGATTCAGGGAGTTGGTGATCTCGCGGCGGGCGTATTCGCCGGCCGACCTCGAGGGAATGAACATCAATCTTGTCGGCGGCGATCCCTATGGTGGATCGTGCGCATTTGACCAATCCTTCGTCTGGCGGCCATTTGCGAGTTCGGTCAACCACCGCACGGCGGTGAAGGGCCTTTTTCATATAGGCGCGTCCACCCATCCGGGCCCGGGGCTTTCCGGAGGCTCCGGATTTCTGGCAGCGAAAGAGATCGCATGA
- a CDS encoding indolepyruvate oxidoreductase subunit beta family protein, protein MSLTLPQREDRTKGIIKLAVLAVGGQGGGVLTNWITDLAQRAGWHVQSTSVAGVAQRTGATIYYVEMAPKDPSRQDDLPVMALSPSPGDVDILIAAELAEAGRAVLRGFVTPDRTVLIASSHRMLAVSEKIVPGDGRADSETVLKRTSEAARRTIQFDMEALARQAGSVISASLFGALAGSGELPFPRKAFEETIRAGGRGTEASLAAFALAYDRAAGTAGATAAVPGPAPVRGGVSGPGALMERWTSLAQRAAALPAPVQEMAKPGLAKVVDFLDPAYGAEYLDRVERVAAEDAETEGWVFSREAAKYIANAMVYDDIIRVADLKTRSARAARVRDEVELGEGQILTTTEYFHPRMEEVCGALPVRLGAAIEARPRLMRTLNRVVDRGRRIRTDGIVGFGILWVIGGLRRWRRSLLRHKVEGQHLEEWLARADEARRADYALGVEVLKCRRLIKGYSDTHQRGLSKFDRVLSCLEPLRGRSDAADWIRRLREAALADADGVALDGAIRTVRSFTEEPGKSTG, encoded by the coding sequence ATGAGTCTAACGCTTCCTCAGCGCGAAGACCGTACGAAAGGAATCATCAAGCTCGCCGTGCTCGCGGTCGGCGGTCAGGGAGGCGGCGTACTTACCAACTGGATCACCGATCTCGCGCAGCGCGCCGGGTGGCATGTGCAGTCGACGTCGGTCGCTGGCGTCGCCCAGCGAACCGGGGCGACGATCTACTATGTCGAGATGGCGCCAAAAGACCCGTCACGGCAGGACGACTTGCCGGTGATGGCGCTGAGCCCGTCACCGGGCGACGTCGACATCCTGATCGCTGCCGAACTCGCAGAGGCGGGACGCGCGGTCTTGCGGGGCTTCGTGACGCCCGATCGCACCGTTCTGATCGCGTCCAGCCACCGCATGCTGGCGGTGTCCGAGAAAATCGTTCCGGGGGATGGCAGGGCGGATTCGGAAACGGTGCTCAAGCGAACCTCCGAGGCCGCTCGTCGCACCATACAGTTCGACATGGAAGCGTTGGCCCGGCAGGCCGGCAGCGTGATCTCGGCGAGCCTGTTCGGGGCCCTGGCCGGCTCCGGCGAGCTTCCCTTCCCGCGCAAGGCTTTCGAAGAAACCATCCGAGCCGGCGGCCGGGGCACGGAGGCGAGCCTTGCCGCTTTCGCGCTGGCATATGATCGTGCGGCCGGCACGGCTGGCGCTACCGCCGCCGTCCCCGGCCCAGCCCCAGTTCGCGGCGGCGTGAGCGGTCCCGGAGCGCTGATGGAGCGTTGGACTTCCTTGGCCCAGCGCGCCGCGGCACTGCCTGCGCCCGTCCAGGAGATGGCGAAACCCGGCCTCGCCAAGGTGGTGGATTTCCTCGACCCTGCCTACGGCGCGGAGTATCTGGATCGTGTCGAGCGCGTCGCCGCCGAAGATGCGGAAACCGAGGGGTGGGTCTTTTCACGCGAGGCCGCGAAATACATCGCCAATGCGATGGTCTACGACGACATCATCCGTGTCGCCGATCTCAAGACCAGATCGGCGCGCGCAGCGCGCGTGCGCGACGAGGTCGAACTCGGTGAAGGACAGATCCTCACGACCACGGAGTATTTTCATCCGCGCATGGAAGAGGTTTGCGGCGCTTTGCCCGTGCGGCTGGGAGCCGCGATCGAGGCACGGCCACGACTTATGCGCACGCTCAATCGCGTGGTCGATCGCGGCCGCAGGATCAGGACGGACGGCATCGTCGGCTTCGGCATACTGTGGGTTATCGGCGGACTTCGCCGCTGGCGCCGAAGCCTTCTGAGACACAAGGTCGAAGGTCAGCACCTGGAGGAATGGCTGGCTCGTGCTGACGAAGCGCGCCGAGCCGACTACGCCCTGGGGGTCGAGGTGCTGAAGTGCCGGCGCCTCATCAAGGGCTACTCCGACACGCACCAACGCGGATTGTCCAAATTCGATCGGGTCTTGTCCTGCCTCGAGCCGCTGCGCGGGCGCTCGGATGCCGCCGACTGGATCAGACGCCTGCGGGAGGCCGCACTTGCCGACGCCGACGGGGTCGCCCTCGACGGGGCGATCAGGACGGTCCGTTCCTTCACCGAAGAGCCAGGGAAAAGCACCGGCTGA
- a CDS encoding TRAP transporter large permease, with translation MTGVEIGAACIVALVVLIMIGMPIGIGMIVVSFAGVTLIRNDVVAIRMIGSVANDSLEEYLFAVVPLFVLMGLLVTISGVGKDTFDLFERLLRRVRAGLGVATVFANAVFASITGISIASASVFSRVAVPEMTRHGYSRRFSTGVVAGSSVLGMLIPPSLLMIIYAVLAEESVGRMFLAGVGPGLLLSLLFTVTILILATWRRSSVFAGEVDELAVEPQSVFDSAKKGIPIVVLVTLVLGGLYGGFFNPTEAGAVGALGALVIALLRRSLNSSRLWDLLVETGQVTVSVLFLIMAATFFSRMLAMSGLPNALAQTLLAGSIGPYGFLLLFLVLVIVMGFLIDSISIMLILLPIALPVATEAGFDLIWFGVLTVVAVEIGLLTPPFGLSVYTIKAALDDPDLKISDIFLGAMPFVFAMMVGLAIIVIFPPIATWLARL, from the coding sequence ATGACGGGCGTGGAGATCGGCGCCGCCTGCATCGTCGCACTCGTGGTTCTAATCATGATCGGCATGCCGATCGGCATCGGCATGATCGTCGTGTCGTTCGCCGGCGTGACCCTGATCCGCAACGACGTGGTGGCGATCCGGATGATCGGTTCGGTCGCCAATGACAGTCTGGAAGAATATCTGTTCGCCGTCGTGCCACTCTTCGTCCTGATGGGGCTCCTGGTCACCATCTCGGGTGTCGGCAAGGACACGTTCGACCTGTTCGAACGCCTGCTGAGGCGGGTCAGGGCGGGGCTCGGCGTCGCCACTGTTTTCGCCAACGCCGTATTTGCCTCCATCACCGGCATCTCCATCGCGTCGGCGTCGGTCTTTTCTCGTGTCGCGGTGCCGGAGATGACGCGCCATGGCTACAGCCGCCGATTTTCTACCGGCGTGGTCGCCGGCAGTTCGGTGCTCGGGATGCTGATCCCGCCATCGCTTTTGATGATCATCTACGCCGTGCTGGCCGAAGAGTCGGTCGGCAGGATGTTTCTCGCCGGCGTAGGCCCAGGCCTCCTGCTCTCCCTGCTGTTCACCGTAACGATCCTCATCCTCGCGACATGGCGCCGGTCGTCGGTGTTCGCCGGTGAAGTCGACGAACTCGCCGTGGAGCCGCAATCGGTTTTCGATTCGGCGAAGAAGGGCATTCCGATCGTCGTGTTGGTGACGCTGGTTCTGGGCGGACTCTACGGTGGGTTTTTCAACCCGACGGAAGCCGGCGCGGTTGGAGCGCTTGGCGCGCTAGTGATCGCACTGCTTCGGCGCTCGCTGAACTCATCGCGGCTTTGGGATCTCCTGGTCGAAACGGGGCAAGTGACCGTCTCGGTATTGTTCCTGATCATGGCCGCGACTTTCTTCAGCCGCATGCTCGCCATGTCCGGCCTGCCAAACGCACTGGCCCAGACGCTGCTGGCCGGATCGATTGGTCCCTACGGCTTCCTGCTGCTTTTCCTGGTCCTGGTTATCGTGATGGGTTTTCTGATCGATTCTATCTCGATCATGCTGATCTTGCTGCCGATTGCGCTTCCGGTCGCGACGGAGGCGGGCTTTGACCTTATCTGGTTCGGCGTGCTCACGGTCGTCGCAGTTGAAATCGGTCTGCTGACGCCTCCCTTCGGACTGTCCGTCTACACGATCAAGGCTGCTCTCGACGATCCGGACCTCAAGATTAGCGACATCTTCCTCGGCGCGATGCCGTTCGTGTTTGCCATGATGGTCGGCCTTGCGATCATCGTCATCTTCCCACCGATCGCCACCTGGCTAGCGAGACTTTAG
- a CDS encoding cyclase family protein yields the protein MNTQTILGDLAGQLLSGQVEVVDLAATLGPDTPLLKLPPELAVDTPKIEIHTISEYDKNGPFWAWNWLKLGEHSGTHFDAPHHWITGKDFADGYTDTIPVKNYVAPVNVIDCSAQSAADPDFLLTADGVKAWEAEHGAIQSGEWVLMRTDWDKRNHSEELFLNADENGPHSPGPTVDCIEYILERGAIGWGTQCIGTDAGSAGGMEPPFPAHNLLHKANRYGLASLVNLDKLPAKGAILIAAPLKIASGTGSPVRALALVPKG from the coding sequence ATGAACACACAGACCATTCTTGGCGATCTGGCCGGTCAGCTCCTCTCGGGGCAAGTTGAGGTCGTGGACCTTGCGGCAACGCTCGGGCCGGACACGCCACTGCTCAAACTCCCGCCTGAGCTTGCGGTCGACACGCCCAAGATCGAGATCCACACCATTTCGGAATACGACAAGAACGGGCCGTTCTGGGCCTGGAATTGGCTGAAGCTGGGCGAACACTCTGGCACGCATTTCGACGCACCGCACCATTGGATCACCGGCAAGGATTTTGCCGACGGCTACACCGACACCATTCCGGTGAAGAACTACGTCGCGCCGGTCAACGTCATCGACTGCTCGGCACAGTCCGCCGCCGACCCCGACTTCCTGCTAACGGCCGACGGCGTCAAGGCATGGGAAGCCGAGCACGGTGCCATCCAATCGGGCGAATGGGTGCTGATGCGCACCGACTGGGACAAGCGCAACCATTCGGAAGAGCTGTTCCTCAACGCCGACGAGAACGGGCCGCACTCGCCGGGACCCACCGTCGACTGCATCGAATACATCCTCGAACGGGGCGCGATCGGCTGGGGAACGCAATGCATCGGTACCGATGCAGGCTCGGCCGGTGGCATGGAGCCGCCCTTCCCCGCACACAACCTGCTGCACAAGGCTAACAGATATGGCCTCGCCAGCCTGGTCAATCTGGACAAGCTGCCTGCCAAGGGCGCCATCCTGATCGCCGCGCCGTTGAAGATCGCCAGCGGCACCGGGAGCCCCGTGCGGGCTCTGGCTTTGGTGCCGAAAGGCTGA
- a CDS encoding MarR family winged helix-turn-helix transcriptional regulator, which yields MNERLTADVKPDEPRLGEIGLQQFAPYLMNRIMGRYNASLRADLAKLGLTTPKMRSLAVLSVVGGIQISTLAVYAVVEQSTLSRALDALETDGLVRRAPDPEDSRATRVWITEEGRAAFETLWPTMRGNYERMFAGISDEEHAAFVATLQKMLANIRKHQF from the coding sequence ATGAACGAACGTTTGACCGCCGACGTCAAACCCGACGAGCCGCGCCTGGGCGAGATCGGCTTGCAGCAGTTCGCCCCCTATCTGATGAACCGCATCATGGGGCGCTACAATGCCTCGTTACGCGCCGACCTTGCCAAACTCGGATTGACGACGCCGAAGATGCGCAGTCTGGCCGTATTGTCGGTGGTTGGCGGAATTCAGATCAGCACGCTCGCGGTCTATGCCGTGGTAGAGCAGTCGACGCTTTCGCGTGCGCTCGATGCGCTGGAAACCGATGGACTGGTGCGACGGGCCCCGGATCCGGAAGATAGTCGCGCTACTCGCGTCTGGATCACTGAGGAAGGCAGGGCGGCCTTCGAGACCTTGTGGCCGACGATGCGCGGCAATTATGAAAGGATGTTCGCGGGCATCAGCGACGAGGAGCACGCGGCCTTTGTCGCCACGCTCCAGAAGATGCTCGCCAATATCCGCAAACATCAGTTCTGA
- a CDS encoding phytoene desaturase family protein — MGAFDAIFIGSGHNSLACAAHLATKGWKVTIFERNEAIGGAVQTREVTLPGFRHDLGAMNLSLFAGSAFHAKYADELKTHGLEFVPASACFASAFPDDRWFGVGTDLEKTASLIADFSASDAEVWRRLVADFPARAEHIVGVLGSPMSVRALAGVGWKAWRKQGTGGLLDTVRLLLSSPRAWLDENFESAHLKAALAAWGMHLDFAPDIAGGAVFPYLEAMANQSFGMMLGKGGADTMVKALAGMVTAAGGTIVPGAEVVEITATGGKATGVRLASGETHQASRAVVAGVAPAALAGGLLPGGSGDTRFDKAARSFRHAPGTMMIHLALDGLPDWRAGAELQDFAYVHLSPSLDAMARTYQHALAGLLPAEPVLVVGQPTVVDPSRAPAGKHVLWVQVRMLPAEVGGDAAGELDAAHWDEIKERYADRVISIIENYAPGLKRKILGRSVFSPADLERENPNLVGGDQICGSHHIAQNFMFRPARGFARWNTPIRGLHLVGAATWPGAGTGAGSGFLLAQQLGGR; from the coding sequence TTGGGCGCCTTCGACGCAATCTTCATAGGATCGGGCCACAACAGCCTCGCGTGCGCCGCGCACTTGGCCACGAAAGGCTGGAAAGTCACGATTTTCGAGCGAAACGAGGCGATTGGCGGTGCGGTTCAGACGCGCGAGGTCACCTTGCCTGGCTTTCGCCACGACCTTGGCGCTATGAACCTGAGCCTGTTCGCCGGCTCTGCGTTCCATGCAAAATATGCAGATGAGTTGAAAACTCATGGACTTGAGTTCGTTCCGGCGAGCGCCTGCTTCGCAAGCGCTTTTCCGGACGACCGCTGGTTCGGGGTCGGAACCGACCTTGAAAAGACCGCGTCGCTGATCGCTGACTTTTCGGCCAGCGATGCAGAGGTTTGGCGGCGGCTTGTTGCCGACTTTCCGGCGCGGGCCGAGCATATCGTCGGGGTGCTCGGTTCGCCAATGAGCGTGCGTGCGCTTGCCGGGGTCGGATGGAAGGCGTGGCGCAAGCAGGGCACGGGCGGCCTGCTCGACACTGTGCGGCTGCTGCTTTCGTCACCGCGCGCGTGGCTCGACGAAAACTTCGAGTCGGCCCATCTGAAGGCGGCCCTGGCCGCATGGGGCATGCATCTGGACTTTGCACCAGACATCGCGGGCGGTGCTGTATTTCCATATCTCGAAGCCATGGCCAACCAGAGCTTCGGCATGATGCTGGGCAAGGGCGGCGCCGACACCATGGTAAAGGCGCTGGCCGGAATGGTGACCGCCGCCGGTGGCACCATCGTTCCCGGCGCGGAAGTCGTTGAGATCACCGCGACCGGAGGCAAGGCGACCGGCGTGCGTCTAGCATCCGGCGAAACGCACCAGGCAAGCAGGGCGGTTGTCGCCGGCGTGGCTCCGGCAGCGCTCGCCGGCGGATTGTTGCCGGGCGGTTCCGGCGATACGCGCTTCGACAAGGCTGCACGGAGTTTCCGGCACGCTCCCGGCACGATGATGATCCATCTGGCGCTCGACGGGCTCCCGGACTGGCGCGCCGGGGCCGAACTCCAAGACTTTGCCTACGTGCACCTGTCGCCGTCCCTCGACGCCATGGCGCGCACCTATCAGCATGCCCTGGCAGGCCTGCTGCCTGCCGAGCCGGTGCTGGTGGTCGGGCAACCGACGGTCGTCGACCCGTCGCGCGCACCCGCCGGAAAACATGTTTTGTGGGTGCAGGTCAGGATGCTGCCAGCGGAGGTCGGTGGTGATGCCGCGGGCGAGCTCGACGCGGCCCATTGGGACGAGATCAAGGAGCGCTACGCAGATCGCGTCATCAGCATCATCGAGAATTATGCGCCCGGGCTCAAGCGCAAGATACTCGGTCGCTCGGTGTTCTCGCCTGCCGATCTGGAACGAGAGAATCCCAATCTGGTCGGGGGTGACCAGATCTGCGGCAGCCACCACATCGCTCAGAATTTCATGTTTCGCCCGGCGCGGGGCTTTGCGCGCTGGAACACGCCGATCCGGGGCTTGCACCTTGTCGGCGCGGCGACCTGGCCCGGAGCCGGCACCGGCGCGGGCTCAGGCTTCCTGCTGGCTCAGCAGCTCGGCGGGAGGTGA
- a CDS encoding indolepyruvate ferredoxin oxidoreductase subunit alpha, translated as MAERSFAKEVQKLRLGDGETFTGEGILAITKALLQCGVGYVGGYQGAPISHLMDVLADAQEILGDLGVHYEASASEATATAMLAASVHYPIRGAATFKSTVGTNVASDALANLASGGVTGGALIIVGEDYGEGSSIMQERSHAFAMKSQVWLLDPRPNLPSIVAGVEHGFELSEASNTPVMLQVRIRCCHVHGSFVAKDNKRPPMTVADALENPRRDTGRIVLPPASFLHEKEKINRRLPAAIDYIKRHRLNETFGGEGKVGIICQGGMYNGVIRALQRLGLADLYGETEVPLHVLNVTYPLVDEELVAFCEGKDAVLVVEEGQPDYIEQALGSMLYKADASVLLEGKGLLPEAGEYTGDAMLSGIGAFMRKHAGAMLAPEIRAPNEPAPPDFDDLARTVPARPPGFCIGCPERPIFAATKLTEQELGKHHIASDIGCHLFSIMPPFELGATTMGYGLGPASASAFNSPEAKRRSISFVGDGGFWHNGLTSSIGNAVFNKNDGVIVVVDNYYSAATGGQDILSSRATNRTKSTRHPITDAIRGMGVNWVRHIDRTYDVGRMRHVLKEALTTPEKGPKVIVASSECMLNRQRREAPHKKKAMADGKRVVRTKFGVDEDVCTGDHACMRLSGCPSLSVKHLDNPLRDDPVAAIDQNCVGCGNCGEVADAAVLCPSFYQADVVSNPTGWDRFWFGLRRRFIGLLQARRERRRLLFGTAA; from the coding sequence GTGGCGGAACGCTCCTTCGCGAAAGAGGTGCAAAAACTCAGGCTCGGCGATGGCGAGACCTTTACCGGAGAGGGCATCCTCGCCATCACCAAGGCCCTTCTTCAATGCGGCGTCGGTTATGTCGGCGGCTATCAGGGCGCGCCGATCAGCCACCTGATGGATGTGCTGGCCGACGCGCAGGAGATCCTCGGCGACCTGGGTGTTCACTATGAGGCGAGCGCCTCCGAGGCCACCGCGACAGCCATGCTGGCCGCGTCTGTGCATTATCCGATCCGCGGCGCGGCCACCTTCAAGTCGACCGTCGGCACGAATGTGGCTTCCGACGCCCTTGCCAACCTCGCCTCGGGCGGTGTGACCGGCGGCGCGCTGATCATCGTCGGCGAAGATTACGGCGAAGGCTCCTCGATCATGCAGGAACGCAGCCACGCCTTCGCGATGAAAAGCCAGGTCTGGCTGCTCGACCCGCGCCCCAATTTGCCATCGATCGTTGCCGGCGTGGAGCACGGCTTCGAGCTGTCGGAAGCCTCGAACACACCCGTGATGCTTCAGGTACGCATCCGCTGCTGCCACGTGCACGGCTCTTTCGTAGCGAAGGACAACAAGCGCCCCCCGATGACCGTCGCGGATGCCCTCGAAAACCCACGGCGCGACACCGGGCGCATCGTCCTGCCGCCTGCTTCCTTCCTGCACGAAAAGGAAAAGATCAACAGACGGCTGCCGGCAGCGATCGACTACATCAAGCGCCACAGGCTGAACGAGACCTTCGGCGGCGAAGGAAAGGTCGGCATCATCTGCCAGGGCGGGATGTATAACGGGGTGATCCGCGCCCTGCAGCGGCTCGGCCTCGCCGATCTCTATGGCGAGACGGAGGTGCCGCTGCACGTGCTGAACGTCACCTATCCGCTTGTCGACGAGGAACTGGTCGCGTTCTGCGAGGGCAAGGACGCAGTGCTCGTTGTTGAAGAAGGGCAGCCCGACTATATCGAGCAGGCGCTAGGCTCGATGCTCTACAAGGCCGACGCAAGCGTCCTGCTCGAGGGCAAGGGACTGCTGCCCGAGGCCGGCGAATATACCGGGGATGCGATGCTGTCCGGCATCGGCGCCTTCATGCGCAAACATGCCGGTGCCATGCTTGCGCCCGAAATCCGTGCCCCCAACGAGCCCGCGCCGCCCGATTTCGACGACCTCGCCCGGACAGTCCCGGCGCGGCCGCCGGGTTTCTGCATCGGCTGCCCGGAGCGGCCCATCTTCGCCGCGACCAAGCTGACCGAGCAGGAACTGGGCAAGCACCACATTGCTTCGGACATCGGCTGCCACCTGTTTTCCATCATGCCGCCTTTCGAACTCGGCGCGACCACGATGGGCTACGGGCTGGGTCCCGCCTCGGCCTCGGCGTTCAATTCACCGGAAGCGAAGCGACGTTCGATCTCCTTCGTCGGTGACGGCGGCTTCTGGCACAACGGGCTGACCTCGTCGATCGGCAACGCCGTCTTCAACAAGAACGACGGCGTGATCGTGGTGGTGGACAACTACTATTCGGCCGCGACGGGCGGGCAGGACATCCTGTCGTCGCGCGCGACCAATCGAACGAAATCCACTAGGCACCCGATCACCGACGCCATCAGGGGTATGGGCGTGAACTGGGTGCGCCATATCGACCGCACCTATGATGTCGGCCGCATGCGACACGTCCTGAAGGAAGCCCTGACGACGCCCGAGAAAGGCCCGAAAGTGATCGTCGCCTCATCGGAGTGCATGCTCAACAGGCAAAGGCGCGAGGCACCACACAAGAAAAAGGCAATGGCGGACGGCAAGCGAGTCGTGCGCACCAAGTTCGGCGTCGATGAAGACGTCTGCACTGGCGATCACGCCTGCATGCGGCTTTCCGGATGCCCCTCGCTGTCGGTCAAGCATCTGGACAACCCGCTGCGCGACGATCCCGTAGCCGCGATCGACCAGAACTGCGTCGGCTGCGGCAATTGCGGCGAAGTCGCGGATGCCGCGGTCCTGTGCCCGTCCTTCTACCAGGCCGACGTTGTCAGCAATCCCACCGGTTGGGACCGGTTCTGGTTCGGGCTGCGGCGGCGGTTCATCGGCCTGCTGCAGGCCCGGCGTGAGCGACGGCGCCTTCTTTTCGGAACCGCCGCATGA